From Eptesicus fuscus isolate TK198812 chromosome 13, DD_ASM_mEF_20220401, whole genome shotgun sequence, the proteins below share one genomic window:
- the LOC103304333 gene encoding olfactory receptor 52P1-like, translated as MAKGKTVRSSILPNLDLAMQFTNYSHQNPNSFLLVGIPGLEASHFWIAFPFCSMYTLAVLGNMVLLLVVRSEPALHQPMYLFLCMLSVIDLVLCTSTVPKLLALFWANAAEIAFEACAAQMFFIHGFSAVESGILLAMAFDRYLAICRPLHYGSFLPPEAVGKLGAAAVFRGLGLMTPLTCLLARLSYCSRVVAHSYCEHMAVVKLACGGTQPNNIYGITAATLVVGTDSICIAVSYALILRAVLGLSSKEARAKTFGTCGSHLGVILLFYTPGLFSFYTQRFGQHVPQHIHILLADLYLVVPPMLNPIIYGMKTKQIRDGALRLLKWGTAPS; from the coding sequence ATGGCTAAGGGTAAGACAGTAAGATCTTCTATACTACCTAACCTTGACCTGGCCATGCAATTCACAAACTACAGCCATCAGAACCCAAACTCCTTCCTGCTTGTGGGAATTCCTGGCCTGGAGGCATCCCACTTTTGGATTGCATTTCCCTTCTGCTCCATGTATACCCTGGCAGTGCTTGGCAACATGGTGTTGCTGCTGGTGGTGCGCTCAGAGCCTGCACTGCACCAGCCCATGTACCTGTTCCTATGCATGCTGTCCGTCATTGATCTGGTGCTCTGCACTTCTACTGTGCCCAAGCTCCTGGCACTTTTTTGGGCAAATGCTGCTGAGATTGCCTTTGAAGCCTGTGCCGCTCAGATGTTCTTTATCCATGGCTTCTCAGCTGTAGAATCTGGTATCCTGCTAGCAATGGCCTTTGACCGTTACTTGGCCATCTGCCGGCCACTACACTATGGGTCATTTCTGCCGCCAGAGGCTGTGGGCAAGCTGGGGGCTGCTGCTGTGTTTCGTGGCTTGGGGCTCATGactccactcacctgcttgctggCAAGGCTGAGCTACTGTAGCCGAGTGGTGGCCCACTCCTACTGTGAACACATGGCTGTGGTGAAGCTGGCTTGTGGGGGCACACAGCCAAACAACATCTATGGCATCACTGCTGCCACACTGGTGGTGGGCACTGACTCCATCTGCATTGCTGTCTCCTATGCACTCATCCTCCGGGCTGTGCTAGGCCTCTCCTCTAAGGAGGCAAGGGCTAAGACCTTTGGCACCTGTGGCTCCCACCTTGGTGTCATTCTTCTCTTCTATACACCGGGGCTCTTCTCATTCTACACACAGCGCTTTGGCCAGCATGTGCCCCAGCACATCCACATCCTCCTGGCTGACCTCTACCTCGTTGTGCCACCCATGCTCAACCCCATCATCTATGGCATGAAGACCAAACAGATCCGGGATGGGGCTCTCCGACTGCTGAAGTGGGGCACTGCACCATCATAA